One window from the genome of Bacteroidota bacterium encodes:
- a CDS encoding T9SS type A sorting domain-containing protein — protein sequence MKRIIIFIFLLGTFYYADCQPQFFERTYGFGQGAHIDNALNGNYIIGANTGTFPNNQAYNLLIDGSGDTIRTMSCLNLNIGCIRQTQEGGFVFIGDSRAYPSKKAMVYKTDSIGNILWYNSYPSDEWGTWGSCISPNYENGFFIGLVDDGASSENTYYIVKVDSSGNNLDTAIVQYPQSSFLQNPNSIQVTPDSGLVVATSVPIYGLTRIVKFDSNLNTQWDKVYIDTTSSIELNGNSINLLNNNGYLVTGYTTPIGGGPGACGYLLKIDQSGDSIWSKEYCFSNIAMRFISSAEDTLGNFYISGEYNDNTQHSLILIKANSIGDIIWTRLFSGYGYAFPKCLILDNDQNPIVVGYTKDTVSNQDYIYLLKTDTSGNITSTENYLSENKLSLNIYPNPVHSILSINSKDSKVNQYSYKLRNVFGQIILNKNEKFIREFLLETIDLSFLPNGLYFLETMVDGHRNIDKIVKY from the coding sequence ATGAAACGAATAATAATTTTCATTTTTCTTCTCGGAACATTTTATTACGCAGACTGTCAACCTCAGTTTTTTGAACGAACTTACGGTTTTGGGCAAGGTGCTCATATTGACAATGCTCTTAATGGAAATTATATAATTGGTGCAAACACAGGTACATTTCCCAACAATCAGGCTTATAATTTATTGATTGATGGTAGTGGTGATACGATAAGAACCATGTCATGTCTAAATTTAAACATAGGTTGTATCAGGCAAACTCAAGAAGGCGGATTTGTTTTCATTGGAGACTCGCGTGCGTATCCTTCAAAAAAAGCAATGGTTTATAAAACAGATAGTATTGGAAATATACTTTGGTATAATTCATATCCTTCTGATGAATGGGGAACATGGGGCTCTTGTATTTCTCCGAATTATGAAAATGGATTTTTTATTGGCCTTGTAGATGACGGAGCAAGTTCTGAAAACACATATTATATTGTTAAAGTTGATTCATCAGGAAATAATTTAGATACAGCAATTGTGCAATACCCACAATCATCTTTTCTGCAAAATCCAAATAGCATACAGGTTACTCCTGATAGCGGACTGGTTGTAGCGACATCAGTACCAATCTATGGCTTAACCAGAATTGTTAAATTCGATTCAAATCTTAATACTCAATGGGATAAAGTATATATAGACACAACCAGTTCCATTGAATTGAATGGTAATTCAATTAACCTGTTAAATAATAATGGATACTTAGTTACCGGTTATACAACACCAATTGGTGGAGGTCCGGGAGCATGTGGTTACTTACTTAAGATAGATCAAAGCGGTGATAGTATATGGAGTAAGGAATATTGCTTTTCAAACATTGCTATGCGCTTTATTTCTTCTGCTGAAGACACCCTAGGGAATTTTTATATTTCAGGAGAATACAATGATAATACACAACATTCTTTAATACTAATTAAAGCAAATTCAATTGGGGACATAATATGGACAAGACTTTTTTCGGGATACGGTTATGCCTTTCCCAAGTGTCTGATACTTGACAATGATCAAAATCCAATTGTCGTTGGTTATACAAAAGATACAGTTTCAAATCAAGATTACATTTACCTGTTAAAAACAGATACTTCAGGTAATATTACCTCAACAGAAAATTATTTAAGTGAAAATAAATTAAGTTTAAATATTTATCCCAATCCGGTGCATTCAATTCTTTCAATAAACTCTAAGGATTCGAAAGTAAATCAGTATTCATATAAACTTCGAAATGTATTTGGGCAAATAATACTTAACAAGAATGAAAAATTTATCCGCGAGTTTTTATTAGAAACTATTGATTTAAGTTTTCTTCCCAATGGCTTATATTTTCTCGAAACAATGGTAGATGGTCACAGAAATATTGATAAAATTGTAAAATATTGA
- a CDS encoding VCBS repeat-containing protein gives MKKTLLSLTFIMLFKLVSVAQQTCSTALTMVDGIGTTPTITGTEVPTQMCASGGSGATAANWYKYSPLLNYSVTITTDFPANSGIDNRVHVYSGSCGSLTCVAGDDDSGPGALCLVTFNANAGTDYYIVFDNIYTSAGFQYEMIENPVNPSPLTFTPVTMSTIVGNYKLALTDMNGDYLDDIVSVSDTNIQVHQQDLSGTFTIANYTTSEAQFSPGWSMAIGDLNEDGFNDLLYGSGSGVTFMLSANGGTSFNQVSGPEYVFSQRSNMVDIDNDGHLDAFVCHDVAPNVYYLNDGTGNLTYHQGGLGDHPNGGNYGSIWVDYNNDHLPDLFIAKCRGGSGTANINEMHRNNGNGTFTDVSIATGLADPVQTWSSAWNDFDNDGWMDVIVGASSSANGMHKFMHNNGDETFTDITSGSGIDSFPGLSTEYASYDFNNDGFADVLTPGYILFNNGNGTFTSQAYSMSMGAVGDLNNDGFLDIQNGNTIYYNDGNNRNWLTVTLKGTTSNKNGIGARVEIYGPWGKQIRDIRAGVGFRYMGTLNAHFGISYFNTIDSVVVKWTSGNTDVICNPTINSVLHIEENSAPVPTSSFTVSASDINMTDVVDFTDNSSPCPYEWNWSVNPSSGWNFTNGTTATSENPSIAFNDAGNYVVSLTATNGNGPSANLYSSTITVQNVVGIADLTQGSIKVFPNPAADLLYLKSDQTIREVKIVSVLGAEVASTLNRINNSISLTHLPAGVYFLQIMTQNDQTQITRLVKQ, from the coding sequence ATGAAAAAAACCTTACTCTCGCTCACATTCATCATGCTATTTAAGCTGGTCAGTGTGGCTCAGCAAACTTGTAGCACTGCACTTACTATGGTGGATGGTATTGGCACTACTCCAACGATCACAGGAACAGAGGTGCCAACTCAGATGTGCGCATCCGGAGGAAGCGGAGCGACTGCGGCGAACTGGTATAAATATTCTCCTTTGCTAAATTATTCAGTGACTATCACAACTGATTTTCCTGCAAACTCAGGAATCGACAATCGTGTGCATGTGTATTCGGGCAGTTGTGGTTCATTAACATGTGTGGCAGGTGATGATGATAGTGGTCCCGGTGCTTTGTGCCTGGTTACTTTCAATGCAAACGCAGGTACAGATTATTATATCGTCTTCGATAATATTTATACATCGGCAGGTTTTCAGTATGAGATGATCGAAAATCCTGTTAATCCTTCACCCTTGACATTTACGCCTGTAACCATGAGTACCATTGTCGGCAATTACAAACTTGCACTTACCGATATGAATGGCGATTATCTGGATGATATTGTTTCTGTTTCAGACACAAATATTCAGGTGCATCAGCAAGATCTTTCAGGAACTTTTACGATCGCTAACTATACAACATCAGAAGCTCAGTTTTCACCGGGATGGAGTATGGCAATTGGCGATCTGAATGAAGACGGCTTTAATGATCTGCTCTATGGTAGCGGCAGCGGAGTTACGTTTATGCTTTCAGCAAATGGGGGAACTTCATTCAATCAGGTTTCCGGACCGGAATACGTTTTTTCGCAGCGCAGTAATATGGTTGATATCGACAATGACGGACACCTTGATGCATTTGTGTGTCATGATGTTGCTCCAAACGTTTACTACCTCAATGACGGTACAGGCAATCTTACGTATCATCAGGGAGGTTTAGGAGATCATCCGAATGGTGGAAACTACGGTTCTATCTGGGTAGATTACAACAACGACCATCTGCCTGATCTGTTTATCGCTAAATGCCGTGGTGGATCAGGTACAGCCAACATCAACGAGATGCACAGAAACAATGGTAACGGTACTTTTACAGATGTTTCCATAGCTACAGGTCTGGCAGATCCGGTTCAAACATGGTCATCGGCTTGGAATGATTTTGACAACGATGGATGGATGGACGTCATTGTAGGTGCAAGTTCAAGCGCTAACGGTATGCATAAGTTCATGCACAATAACGGCGACGAAACATTCACTGATATTACAAGCGGAAGTGGAATCGATAGTTTTCCCGGACTGAGTACTGAATATGCTTCGTACGATTTTAACAACGATGGATTTGCGGATGTTTTGACTCCGGGATATATACTTTTTAATAACGGAAATGGTACTTTTACTTCTCAGGCTTATTCGATGTCGATGGGAGCTGTTGGCGATCTTAACAACGATGGTTTTTTGGATATACAGAACGGAAATACCATCTACTACAACGATGGCAATAACCGTAACTGGCTTACAGTAACTCTTAAAGGAACTACGAGTAACAAAAATGGTATTGGTGCACGAGTGGAAATTTATGGACCATGGGGCAAACAAATTCGTGATATCCGTGCGGGAGTAGGATTCCGTTACATGGGAACACTGAATGCTCATTTTGGAATTTCTTATTTTAATACTATTGATTCGGTAGTCGTTAAATGGACATCCGGAAACACAGATGTGATATGCAACCCTACGATCAATTCTGTATTGCATATAGAAGAAAATTCTGCTCCTGTACCTACTTCCTCATTTACAGTAAGTGCTTCAGATATAAATATGACCGACGTAGTAGACTTCACAGACAATTCAAGTCCTTGCCCGTATGAATGGAACTGGTCTGTGAATCCATCATCAGGCTGGAACTTCACGAATGGTACAACTGCTACGTCAGAAAATCCATCCATTGCTTTCAATGATGCCGGAAACTATGTAGTATCACTTACGGCTACTAACGGTAACGGCCCAAGTGCTAACCTATATTCCTCAACAATTACAGTGCAAAATGTTGTTGGTATCGCAGACCTGACTCAAGGATCGATCAAAGTATTTCCAAATCCTGCTGCAGATCTTTTATACTTAAAATCAGATCAAACGATCAGAGAAGTAAAGATCGTGTCTGTGCTGGGTGCGGAAGTAGCATCAACACTTAACAGAATAAATAATTCGATTTCCTTAACGCATTTGCCGGCGGGAGTTTATTTTCTGCAGATCATGACGCAGAATGATCAGACGCAAATTACGCGGTTGGTGAAGCAGTAA
- the ric gene encoding iron-sulfur cluster repair di-iron protein: MKENQIIGELVAKDYRTASVFKKFNIDFCCQGNRTIQDACDKKNIDSKKVLEDLDAMLQAKSESSTNYQSWPLDLLADYIEKKHHRYVQDKTLEIEPYLDKICKVHGENHPELFEIKEEFNKSAGELAAHMKKEELILFPFIRKLVNAKLVNTKIDPAHFGTVKNPIQMMMDEHTVEGHRFMKIEELSKNYTPPEDACNTYRVSFALLKEFEQDLHLHIHLENNILFPKTIEMEKELI; encoded by the coding sequence ATGAAAGAAAATCAAATTATTGGAGAACTGGTAGCAAAAGACTACCGTACTGCGTCAGTATTTAAAAAATTCAATATTGACTTTTGTTGTCAGGGTAATAGAACTATTCAAGATGCATGTGACAAGAAAAACATTGATTCAAAGAAAGTATTAGAAGATTTAGACGCTATGCTGCAGGCGAAAAGTGAGTCTTCTACAAATTATCAATCGTGGCCACTTGATTTATTAGCAGATTATATTGAAAAGAAACACCACAGGTACGTTCAAGATAAAACACTAGAAATAGAACCGTATTTAGATAAAATATGCAAAGTTCATGGAGAAAACCATCCCGAACTATTTGAAATAAAAGAAGAATTTAATAAAAGTGCTGGTGAGCTTGCTGCCCATATGAAAAAGGAAGAGTTGATTTTATTTCCTTTTATACGTAAATTGGTAAATGCGAAACTTGTGAATACGAAAATAGATCCAGCACATTTCGGCACCGTTAAAAACCCTATACAGATGATGATGGATGAACATACTGTGGAGGGGCATCGCTTCATGAAGATTGAAGAATTAAGCAAAAACTATACTCCACCTGAAGATGCGTGCAACACCTATCGTGTATCGTTTGCTCTACTAAAAGAATTTGAGCAAGATTTACACCTACACATCCATTTGGAAAATAATATTCTATTTCCAAAAACCATTGAAATGGAGAAAGAATTAATTTAA
- a CDS encoding cupin yields MNKEKLSNDTEKTEMNTRKNIDMKSNDNPKMIRLELGNTFKILQVTGSAGMNMPEHISTKEAVIIVQKGRAILKMKGNNHELKLNESLIIPAGEKHELQIIEDFQSIVIMESGSEIKFINS; encoded by the coding sequence ATGAACAAGGAAAAATTAAGCAATGATACTGAAAAGACGGAAATGAACACAAGAAAAAACATAGATATGAAATCAAATGATAATCCAAAAATGATACGTCTTGAATTAGGAAATACATTCAAGATATTGCAAGTTACCGGAAGTGCCGGGATGAATATGCCTGAACATATTAGCACAAAAGAAGCTGTAATCATTGTTCAAAAAGGTAGAGCAATTCTAAAAATGAAAGGAAATAACCATGAATTAAAGCTAAACGAATCTTTAATTATACCTGCTGGAGAAAAGCATGAGTTACAAATAATTGAAGATTTTCAGTCCATTGTAATCATGGAAAGTGGCTCTGAAATCAAATTTATAAACAGTTAA
- a CDS encoding group III truncated hemoglobin: MKKDISNIQDIKLLVDVFYGKVREDGKLKDIFNNKIQDRWPEHLEKMYRFWQTVLLEEHTYYGSPFLPHAKLPVGKVHFNQWLKLFFATVDEHFIGVKAERAKWQGQRMAEMFHSKIEYYKNNPSIPLL, from the coding sequence ATGAAAAAAGACATATCAAACATACAAGACATTAAACTCTTAGTAGATGTCTTTTACGGCAAAGTCCGTGAAGATGGAAAACTAAAAGATATTTTTAATAATAAAATTCAAGACCGCTGGCCTGAGCATCTGGAAAAAATGTATCGCTTCTGGCAAACGGTTCTTTTGGAGGAACACACTTATTACGGTAGTCCATTTTTGCCGCATGCCAAACTACCTGTTGGTAAAGTACATTTTAACCAATGGCTTAAACTGTTTTTTGCAACCGTAGATGAACACTTTATTGGTGTAAAAGCAGAAAGAGCCAAGTGGCAGGGACAGCGAATGGCGGAGATGTTTCACTCCAAAATTGAATATTATAAAAACAACCCGTCAATACCATTATTATGA